The region CGGCCACGATGTGAGCGTCCAAAAAAGGTCACCTATACGCAATGAGCGCGCAATTCGATCTGAGAATGTAACAGATACTCAAAGCGCCTCAAGAGCATTGCGTTCGCGAGGCGGTGCTTGCCTCGCAATGGCCAGGCAGGCCCGACGTGATCCACTACGTAACCGGCATTCTCGAACAACTGGCGATACGTCGCCGGACTGAACCAGCGCAGATGGGTTTCGTCCATGATTCCTTCCCGTTCGTAATCCCAGCGACCGCGCAGCAACATAAGCAGGACGGAGTAATGGCAAACGTTGGGTGAGCCAGCAAGCACAATGGCCCCCGAGCGCAGGAGTGGGCGGAGTTTAGCCAGAACCCGGGCGGGGTCGCGCAGGTGCTCGAGCACCTCGCTCATGAGCAGCACATCGAAGGAGGAGGGCGGCAGGTCAATGGCCAGTTGCTCGATATCGCCGAGGATCACCTGATCGAGCCTGCTGCGGGCCTGGGCCGCGGGCTCGGCGCACAGCTCGATGCCACAGGTCCAGCCGCATTTGCCCTGCGCACGCGCCGCGGTAGCGGTGTTGCCCGCCCCGCATCCGAGCTCGATGAGTCTAGCGGTCGGGTTATGCGGCAATTGCTCCAAAAAGGTGCGGCGGACTCCTTCGAAATAATGGTTTGCCTTGATGGAGTAGGCGCTATCACTCATCGGAGGGAGCGGGGGTTGGTTGGAGGCTAAATCGGCTGCCGAGTTCATTTTGGCACGGGTATGAGGGCCGGGCCTCGTTTTTGGAGCAACCAGAGAACAAACAGGGCGGTCCAGAGCGTGTGCAAGATGTATGCTGCCAGCCGCGCGGAGACCAAACCGAGGGCGCCGCGGCTCAGCATGAACCAGGTGCCGCCGCAAAAGACAATGGCCCAGCCAAGGTTCATGCAGATCTCGGTCCACATTCGGCCGGAGGCGGCGGTCATCTGGCCCATGGGCATTTGGATGGCGAGGACGGCAGAGGTGGCCATCGCGACCATGACCACGTTCGGATGCTGGGCAAAGCTGGCGCCGTAGATGCCCATGATATAGCGGCTGCCTAAAAAACCGAGCAACACCAGTGGAATGACGACGGCGGCGTTCATCGCCATTGTATAAGCAAGGATCCTGCGACACGAAGTTTTATCATCGGCCCCCAACCGTTCCGATAAGACAGGGATGGAGGTGCGGGCAAGAACGCCCGGGAGAAAAAGAAGGGCGTAGAACCATTGGTTG is a window of Verrucomicrobiia bacterium DNA encoding:
- a CDS encoding class I SAM-dependent methyltransferase, producing MNSAADLASNQPPLPPMSDSAYSIKANHYFEGVRRTFLEQLPHNPTARLIELGCGAGNTATAARAQGKCGWTCGIELCAEPAAQARSRLDQVILGDIEQLAIDLPPSSFDVLLMSEVLEHLRDPARVLAKLRPLLRSGAIVLAGSPNVCHYSVLLMLLRGRWDYEREGIMDETHLRWFSPATYRQLFENAGYVVDHVGPAWPLRGKHRLANAMLLRRFEYLLHSQIELRAHCV